From the genome of Faecalibacterium prausnitzii:
GCCACCAGCACACCCTTGCCGCCCTTGAAGCCAAAGTAGAGGGGCTTCAGGTGGCCGACCACGGCCAGGATGGCGGTCAGATAAACGCCGAGGTAGGGCGAAACGGCTGCGTGTTCGGGCAGGAAGCCAAACAGCCACCGGCCGATGCAGACCGCCGCCACGCCCTTGAGCACATCTCCCGCAGCGGTCAGGGCTGCGGCTTTTTTGCCAAAGGTGCGCAGCATATTGGTCATGCCGGCGGCACCGCTGCCGTAGTTGCGGACATCATCGTGGTAGAGATACTTACTGACCAGGATGCCGGTGTCGATGCTGCCCAGCAGGTATGCCTGCGCCGCGGCAGCGAGGACGATCAGGATCGTCATCATCAACAGTCTGCCCCCTTACACATCCTTTGCACCGACCGAACCGGTGCCGCGCTCGCGGATGACCAGCCGGATGGGCGTGTGCTCCAAGCCGAAGTTCTCGCGGATCTGGTTGATGAGGTAGCGCTGATAGCTGAAGTGGAACAGCTGCTTGGAGTTGACGAAGGCCACGAACGTCGGCGGACGGGTGGAGGCCTGGGTCAGATAGAAGATCTTCAGGCGGCGGCCCTTGTCGCTGGGCGGCTGCATCCGGGCGGTGGCGCGGGCCAACATCTCGTTCAACACGCCGGTGGGCACACGGGCACCGTTCTGGGCGTCCACATCGCGGATGAGCTGCATCAGCTTGTTGACGTTATAGCCCGTCTGTGCGGAGATGAAGATGATCGGAGCATAGCCCATGAAACTGAAGCACTCGGCATAGCCGCGGCGCTGGAGCTCCATGGTGTTGGTCTCCTTGCCCTCCACGGCGTCCCACTTGTTGACGACGATGATACAGGCCTTGCCCTGATCGTGGGCATAACCGGCTACCTTGCTGTCCTGCTCGGTGAAGCCGACGGTGGCGTCCACGAGGATGAGAGCCACGCGGCTGCGCTCAACGGCTGCCAGCGCGCGCACGACCATATACCGTTCCAGTCCGTCGGTGATGTTGCTGCGCTTGCGCAGACCGGCGGTGTCGGTGAAGATGAACTTGCCGTAGGCGTTGTCCACAGGGGTGTCGATGGCGTCGCGGGTGGT
Proteins encoded in this window:
- the plsY gene encoding glycerol-3-phosphate 1-O-acyltransferase PlsY; protein product: MMTILIVLAAAAQAYLLGSIDTGILVSKYLYHDDVRNYGSGAAGMTNMLRTFGKKAAALTAAGDVLKGVAAVCIGRWLFGFLPEHAAVSPYLGVYLTAILAVVGHLKPLYFGFKGGKGVLVAGGAILAIQPILLPFLAAIFLLCLLPTGMVSLGSIVMAASYPVLTLLYGLLKGLAVGDLAVCVAGAAIMGGMVIYMHRANIQRIRAGQEYRFGRKHKK
- the der gene encoding ribosome biogenesis GTPase Der — encoded protein: MSKPIVAVVGRPNVGKSTLFNKLCGQRLAIVEDTPGITRDRIFANCEWNGHDFLLVDTGGIEPKATEGILAHMREQAQIAIDTADCIIMVVDVRNGLTAADEDVAHMLRRSHKPVILAVNKCDNVGEAPMELYEFYNLGFEEVMPISSVHGHGTGDLLDAVCAHLDFSETVVEEDRIPVAIIGRPNVGKSSLTNRILGENRMIVANEAGTTRDAIDTPVDNAYGKFIFTDTAGLRKRSNITDGLERYMVVRALAAVERSRVALILVDATVGFTEQDSKVAGYAHDQGKACIIVVNKWDAVEGKETNTMELQRRGYAECFSFMGYAPIIFISAQTGYNVNKLMQLIRDVDAQNGARVPTGVLNEMLARATARMQPPSDKGRRLKIFYLTQASTRPPTFVAFVNSKQLFHFSYQRYLINQIRENFGLEHTPIRLVIRERGTGSVGAKDV